From the genome of Sulfurimonas paralvinellae:
AAACCGGTTAAAAGTCCTGTTGGAAAACCGTCTTTTGTTTTAAGGTATTGCGGAAGTGCATAGAAACTACGGAAAAAAAAACCGAAGGTATCTATGACAGTAACAGTCTTTGACATTTATGATGCCTCGATCGTATCGAGCATATCGTCGATGGCATCTTCTAGTAGTTCATATTCATAGCCGGCATCCCTCGCTTTTCTCAAACCGAAGTTAATAGCCTGCTCGGCAAAAGGTCTGTTAACAGGCAGTACCGTTTTTACAATATGGAGTGCCGTAGCAAACTCCTGCACCTCTTTTGGAGCTGCTGAGGGATTATCGGCATAACGAATCATCTCTACAAATTCATTATCAAATCCCCAGTGTTCAAAGATAAGAGCCGTCACTTCCGAACTCGTTACATTCACGTATGATTTTTCAACGGCTGCAAGATTATTTGACATTTCTACTTCTGATTTGAAACTGATATCTTCATCATCTTTGATAACATCACTTGCTATAAGAATCTTTCCTGTCTCTTGTAAAAAAGCGGCAAGGTAGAGCTTTTCTGCTTTGGCTCTGTCTATCTTCAGGTACCATTTGTTCATCAATGTTGCCTGCATCGCAGAGATCTCGGCAAACTTATCACTTGTAATGCCATAAGGCTGCATATCGACATTAAGGAGTTTACGTACGGCATTTCCAAGTGCAATAGAGCGTGTCATACTCATACCAAACAGGCTCACAGCCTGCGATACATTCTTAATCTCTTTGCCAAAACCGTACAGAGGAGAGTTCGCCGCTTTTAAAAGGTTTGCTACGATCATAGGATCAGGTTCAATCACCTTTGCCAGCTCACCGATACCCGCTTCTTCATCTGCATAGACTCTGTTTATATCTGCTATT
Proteins encoded in this window:
- a CDS encoding HDOD domain-containing protein; the encoded protein is MMKSSIADSIKSLPPLSKTIADINRVYADEEAGIGELAKVIEPDPMIVANLLKAANSPLYGFGKEIKNVSQAVSLFGMSMTRSIALGNAVRKLLNVDMQPYGITSDKFAEISAMQATLMNKWYLKIDRAKAEKLYLAAFLQETGKILIASDVIKDDEDISFKSEVEMSNNLAAVEKSYVNVTSSEVTALIFEHWGFDNEFVEMIRYADNPSAAPKEVQEFATALHIVKTVLPVNRPFAEQAINFGLRKARDAGYEYELLEDAIDDMLDTIEAS